From a single Papaver somniferum cultivar HN1 unplaced genomic scaffold, ASM357369v1 unplaced-scaffold_19, whole genome shotgun sequence genomic region:
- the LOC113338429 gene encoding uncharacterized protein LOC113338429: protein MPPSVGWIKCNIDGAFDDISGDNGAGYVMKNSTSKASFCAAMVFEVSSAEEAEARAIWGVLKKAVEQKMTHIIIEIDAKKLVEQFSLGSFDGDSRTNAIFKDIQLFASNLIASIFSFQPIICNIVSHELARAKRKKTSMYWFMPPAWLAPAVKGDY from the coding sequence ATGCCCCCTTCGGTTGGTTGGATCAAATGTAACATTGATGGAGCTTTTGATGACATCTCTGGAGATAATGGTGCAGGATATGTGATGAAAAATTCTACTAGCAAAGCCTCTTTCTGTGCTGCCATGGTTTTTGAAGTTTCGTCTGCAGAAGAAGCTGAAGCTAGAGCCATCTGGGGAGTTCTCAAGAAAGCAGTGGAACAGAAGATGACCCATATCATCATTGAAATTGATGCTAAGAAGCTGGTGGAACAATTCTCTTTAGGTTCTTTTGATGGTGATTCTAGGACAAATGCCATATTTAAAGACATTCAGTTATTTGCCTCTAATTTAATAGCTTCTATCTTTAGTTTTCAACCTATAATCTGTAATATCGTTTCTCATGAGTTAGCTCGCGCTAAACGTAAGAAAACTTCTATGTACTGGTTTATGCCTCCTGCTTGGCTAGCTCCAGCAGTTAAGGGAGACTATTAG